In the Deltaproteobacteria bacterium genome, one interval contains:
- a CDS encoding NAD-dependent epimerase/dehydratase family protein, producing MNGAATAGGDTNVLITGINSFLGKATLARLVDKINVDRIYLLLPSEDGTDASPQVDLLLRQMFPLWRANELRNRVIGICGNFTESGCGLSEASLALCREQVMQILHCGANTDLGGSLEQARHLNTEGTLHVLQLADELYRHGRLQRLDYVSTAYVCGRKPGVTTESDFERGQTFANYYEQSKFEAETLVRQYAKRLPVCIYRPSIVVGHSYNGYTPNFRVLYWPILLLAKDLLPFLVCNPKAYLDIVPVDFVADSIVTLMSVPEGVGETFLLTAGLGHEIRIRDILHDTYEIAGLKRRPTIPFWLFEMLARTPVAGLLPMQFWALVEAAKPYFPYLRGTNLRFDSSKTLAVLAKHGIRPPDWQDYKQEILSFCVATRWGKRLPLPEYSYYLPAKFNRAM from the coding sequence ATGAACGGTGCGGCAACTGCAGGTGGCGACACTAATGTCTTGATCACCGGGATTAATAGTTTCCTCGGTAAGGCCACGTTGGCACGATTAGTAGATAAGATCAATGTTGATCGGATTTACTTGTTACTGCCATCGGAGGATGGCACTGACGCCTCGCCTCAAGTGGATCTGCTGCTGCGGCAGATGTTTCCGCTTTGGCGCGCTAATGAATTGCGCAACCGTGTCATTGGGATCTGCGGCAATTTCACCGAGAGTGGTTGTGGACTTTCCGAGGCATCACTTGCCTTGTGTCGTGAGCAGGTTATGCAAATCCTGCACTGTGGTGCTAATACCGATCTGGGTGGTAGTCTGGAGCAGGCACGCCATCTGAATACCGAGGGCACCTTGCACGTGCTGCAGCTCGCCGATGAGCTCTATCGCCATGGTAGACTGCAGCGTCTCGACTATGTGTCGACCGCCTATGTTTGCGGGCGCAAACCTGGTGTGACTACAGAGAGTGATTTCGAACGCGGTCAGACATTCGCAAATTATTATGAGCAAAGTAAATTTGAAGCAGAAACCTTAGTGCGCCAATACGCTAAGCGTCTACCAGTGTGTATCTATCGTCCTTCGATAGTCGTTGGCCACTCGTACAACGGTTACACACCTAACTTTAGGGTGCTCTACTGGCCTATTTTGCTCTTGGCGAAGGATCTCCTACCTTTTCTCGTCTGCAATCCCAAGGCCTACTTGGATATCGTACCAGTCGACTTTGTGGCTGACAGTATCGTGACTTTGATGAGCGTCCCAGAGGGGGTAGGTGAGACCTTTTTACTGACGGCCGGCCTTGGTCATGAAATCCGCATCCGCGATATTTTGCACGATACCTACGAAATCGCTGGGCTTAAAAGGCGGCCAACAATTCCATTTTGGTTATTTGAGATGTTGGCGCGGACGCCTGTAGCTGGCCTTTTGCCGATGCAATTTTGGGCCTTGGTTGAAGCCGCTAAACCTTACTTCCCTTATCTGCGTGGGACGAATTTAAGGTTTGATTCAAGTAAAACTCTGGCAGTGCTCGCTAAGCACGGTATCAGACCTCCTGATTGGCAAGATTACAAACAAGAGATACTGAGTTTCTGCGTAGCGACGCGTTGGGGCAAAAGATTGCCTCTGCCAGAGTACTCGTACTACTTACCAGCTAAGTTTAATCGGGCTATGTAG
- a CDS encoding Hsp20/alpha crystallin family protein: MLTVFDRNLEPRRFANLRPWFNGLDDWFTDDWRVAARERATGYKQTPRVQVDEDETKYTLSLEIPGVSRDNITIELTANNLVVTGERKHDEGDASGSYTKFERTFTLPDGVKAEDISADHRDGVLRLFVQKPVAAKPVKIVIGEAKAEKSCCATT, from the coding sequence ATGTTAACCGTTTTCGATAGAAACCTCGAACCCCGCCGTTTTGCTAACCTGCGCCCATGGTTTAACGGTCTTGACGATTGGTTTACGGATGACTGGCGCGTTGCCGCCCGTGAACGAGCCACCGGCTACAAGCAAACGCCCCGGGTGCAAGTCGACGAAGACGAAACTAAGTACACCCTCAGCCTTGAGATCCCAGGAGTCAGTCGCGACAACATCACGATTGAGCTGACGGCCAATAACCTGGTCGTTACTGGCGAGCGCAAGCACGATGAGGGCGATGCAAGTGGCAGTTATACGAAATTTGAGCGCACATTCACGCTCCCTGATGGCGTTAAGGCCGAGGATATTAGTGCTGATCATCGCGATGGTGTACTCAGACTTTTTGTCCAAAAACCCGTCGCAGCAAAGCCCGTGAAGATTGTTATAGGTGAGGCAAAGGCGGAGAAAAGCTGCTGCGCAACTACATAG
- a CDS encoding lipase maturation factor family protein, giving the protein MLSATTQNWYLVRRWTKRLLSLMYLNAFLIAFHQAPALVGEYGLLPMRHFLARANFGDTPTLFFLNSSNPVIYGVAVAGILLSLAAIFGLFDGRRIWLSLLGWATLWLCYLSFVNAGQTFWGFGWEMLILEVGFLAIFFGPNSVAAPAVMPWLFRWLLFRLMFGAGMIKVRGDSCWLDLTCMYYHYETQPLPNPLSWFFHHLPSGLHKIEVGFTHFVEIIVPFGFFFPPVIRWPALVMTAFFQFVLLLSGNLAWLNFMTLVLCFGCLDDQALMRLGVTARSSMHQYVRWFHLCLVPVVATLILVLSYAPFKNLLAREQQMNASFDPLHLVNTYGAFGSVTRTRYELVIEGTDDDVPVANSRWRAYEFKRKPGDISRMPQQISPYYFKLDWQIWFAAMTPYWDHPWTLNLVAKLLQNDAGTLGLLAHNPFPDRAPKFIRIERYEYHFTDALEPDDDGRILWWKRRHSDAYLPPLSLADPEFAGLLRQLGWLP; this is encoded by the coding sequence TTGCTGAGCGCCACGACACAGAATTGGTACCTCGTTAGGCGCTGGACGAAACGCCTGCTTAGCCTCATGTACCTAAACGCTTTCTTAATTGCATTTCATCAGGCGCCGGCCTTAGTGGGTGAGTATGGCCTGCTGCCCATGCGTCATTTTTTAGCGCGTGCCAACTTCGGAGACACGCCGACTCTTTTCTTTCTAAACTCATCGAATCCCGTGATTTACGGTGTAGCTGTCGCTGGTATCTTGCTCTCTCTCGCAGCTATTTTTGGTTTATTTGATGGCCGTAGGATTTGGCTTTCGCTACTTGGGTGGGCGACGCTATGGCTGTGCTATCTGTCATTCGTCAATGCCGGGCAAACGTTTTGGGGCTTTGGCTGGGAGATGCTGATACTTGAAGTTGGCTTCTTGGCGATCTTTTTTGGACCAAATTCTGTAGCGGCACCAGCCGTGATGCCATGGCTCTTTAGGTGGTTGCTGTTTAGGCTGATGTTCGGTGCGGGCATGATCAAGGTGCGGGGAGACAGTTGCTGGTTAGACCTTACCTGTATGTACTACCATTATGAGACGCAACCTCTACCGAATCCTCTGAGCTGGTTCTTTCATCATTTACCCTCCGGGCTCCACAAGATCGAAGTTGGTTTTACGCATTTTGTTGAAATCATCGTGCCGTTCGGGTTTTTCTTTCCCCCTGTGATTCGGTGGCCGGCGCTGGTGATGACAGCGTTCTTCCAATTTGTACTACTTTTGTCGGGCAATCTTGCTTGGCTTAATTTCATGACTCTGGTGCTTTGTTTTGGCTGTCTGGATGACCAAGCCCTGATGCGCCTTGGAGTCACGGCTAGAAGTTCCATGCACCAGTATGTGCGTTGGTTTCATTTATGCTTAGTGCCGGTGGTAGCGACTTTAATCTTGGTGCTTAGCTATGCGCCTTTTAAAAATCTGCTGGCGCGAGAGCAGCAAATGAACGCAAGTTTCGATCCCTTGCATCTCGTTAATACCTACGGAGCATTCGGTAGTGTAACGCGCACTCGGTATGAATTAGTGATTGAAGGTACCGATGATGATGTGCCTGTTGCGAACAGCCGTTGGCGAGCTTACGAGTTTAAACGGAAGCCAGGTGATATATCCCGGATGCCGCAGCAGATTTCGCCCTACTACTTCAAACTGGACTGGCAGATTTGGTTTGCAGCGATGACCCCATATTGGGATCACCCATGGACTTTAAACTTGGTAGCCAAACTCTTGCAGAATGATGCAGGCACATTGGGACTACTCGCGCATAATCCTTTTCCTGATCGGGCGCCGAAATTTATTCGTATCGAGCGCTACGAATACCATTTCACCGACGCCCTAGAGCCTGACGACGACGGCCGTATATTGTGGTGGAAACGACGTCATAGCGACGCCTACCTGCCGCCGCTGTCGCTGGCTGATCCAGAATTTGCAGGGCTCCTGCGGCAACTAGGCTGGTTACCCTAG
- a CDS encoding RidA family protein, giving the protein MTKAIVETKLAPAAIGPYSQAVRAGSLLYVSGQIPLDPQTGELVGSDIESQTRRVLDNLAAILKAGSSGLEHVIKTTIYLQDMQQFQKVNEIYGSYFKPPYPARATVEVARLPRNVQVEIDCIAQVV; this is encoded by the coding sequence ATGACCAAAGCCATCGTCGAGACCAAGCTCGCACCCGCTGCAATCGGCCCCTATTCTCAGGCCGTTCGTGCGGGTTCCCTTTTATACGTTTCAGGCCAAATCCCCCTCGACCCTCAGACTGGGGAGCTCGTCGGCAGTGACATTGAATCACAGACGCGTCGGGTTTTGGACAATCTTGCTGCGATCCTCAAGGCGGGCAGTAGTGGGCTTGAGCACGTTATCAAAACAACCATTTATTTGCAGGATATGCAGCAATTTCAGAAGGTCAACGAGATCTACGGGAGCTATTTCAAGCCGCCCTACCCAGCTCGTGCGACGGTCGAAGTGGCACGTCTCCCAAGAAATGTCCAAGTCGAGATAGACTGCATTGCTCAAGTTGTTTAA
- a CDS encoding NADH-quinone oxidoreductase subunit D, whose product MSGSSKLMTEATVPTTPSFNAGLGQEIAAKLPNAGVKFVANPEHADEDTLLVAPSSVLDVAKELKKHYPFLMDVCGVDYPERDRRFDVVYHFADHVNRRRLRVKTAVAEGGAVPSVTPVYRAANWFEREAFDLFGVRFDGHPNLRRILCHEDFVGHPLRKDYPADRNQSLTTPIDHTFAKDRARMKAEETDYLSDRVWINIGPAHPATHGTLRFMAVMSGESIENVDVEIGYLHRCFEKMCESHDYNQIIPYTDRLNYCSAPINNHAWCRTVEKMLGIEVPARAQVLRMILDEFSRIIDHFVCISTNAVDLGALTNFWLGFQARERVYDLFEKLCGARLTVSLARVGGMGFDLPAGWVEQAIKTIEDIEKSHYELDLLLTKNRIFVRRMVGAAPIDAESAINWGFTGPCLRAAGAAVDTRVWDPYYSYDQVDFDIPVGDRGDSYARYMVRMEEIRQSCRILKQLLPNIPSGPISVDDPSIRLPRKGDVYGNIEGLMNQFMLVIHGVKPKAGEIYRAHEGANGELGFYVVSDGSGRPYRVKCRPPCFALFQAFPDMLKGQMLADAIAALGSINIIAGELDR is encoded by the coding sequence ATGAGCGGGAGTTCCAAGCTGATGACTGAAGCTACTGTGCCAACCACCCCGAGTTTCAATGCCGGGTTGGGGCAGGAGATTGCTGCCAAACTTCCCAATGCCGGGGTCAAATTTGTCGCCAACCCCGAACATGCTGACGAGGACACCCTATTAGTCGCACCCAGCTCGGTCCTCGATGTCGCCAAGGAGCTGAAAAAACACTACCCGTTCCTCATGGACGTGTGCGGTGTCGACTATCCTGAGCGCGATCGTCGCTTCGACGTAGTTTACCACTTTGCCGATCACGTCAACCGTCGTCGCCTGCGCGTCAAGACTGCGGTTGCAGAGGGTGGTGCTGTACCATCTGTGACACCTGTTTACCGTGCTGCCAATTGGTTTGAACGCGAGGCGTTCGACCTTTTCGGTGTGCGGTTTGATGGCCACCCGAATTTACGGCGTATCCTATGCCATGAGGACTTTGTCGGCCATCCCTTGCGTAAGGACTACCCAGCCGATCGTAATCAGTCACTGACGACGCCGATCGATCACACCTTCGCTAAAGATCGCGCCAGGATGAAGGCCGAGGAGACGGATTACCTCTCCGACCGGGTTTGGATCAACATCGGCCCCGCTCACCCTGCGACCCACGGTACGCTGCGCTTCATGGCCGTCATGTCGGGCGAGTCCATTGAGAACGTGGATGTTGAGATTGGCTATTTGCACCGTTGCTTTGAGAAGATGTGTGAAAGCCACGACTACAATCAGATCATTCCCTATACAGATCGTCTGAATTACTGCTCGGCGCCGATCAACAATCACGCCTGGTGCCGTACAGTTGAGAAGATGCTGGGCATCGAAGTTCCGGCGCGAGCTCAAGTTCTCCGCATGATCTTGGACGAATTCTCCAGGATCATAGATCACTTTGTCTGTATCTCGACCAACGCCGTGGACCTCGGTGCACTCACCAACTTCTGGCTCGGATTTCAGGCGCGTGAGCGCGTGTACGATCTCTTCGAGAAGCTCTGCGGCGCACGTCTGACGGTATCTTTGGCGCGTGTTGGCGGGATGGGTTTTGACTTACCTGCTGGTTGGGTTGAGCAGGCTATCAAGACTATTGAAGACATTGAAAAATCGCACTACGAGCTCGACTTACTGCTCACCAAGAACCGTATCTTTGTCCGACGGATGGTGGGAGCAGCGCCTATAGATGCCGAGAGCGCCATCAACTGGGGCTTCACCGGTCCTTGTCTGCGCGCTGCCGGTGCTGCTGTCGATACGCGCGTTTGGGATCCATATTATAGCTACGATCAGGTGGACTTCGATATACCCGTCGGTGACCGTGGTGACAGTTATGCGCGGTATATGGTGCGGATGGAGGAGATCCGACAGTCTTGTCGGATCCTGAAGCAGCTACTGCCAAATATCCCGAGCGGCCCGATTTCCGTGGACGATCCGTCCATACGCCTGCCGCGCAAGGGTGACGTATATGGCAACATTGAGGGATTGATGAACCAGTTCATGCTGGTCATCCATGGAGTTAAGCCGAAGGCGGGTGAGATTTACCGGGCTCACGAAGGGGCGAATGGGGAGCTAGGCTTCTACGTCGTCTCTGATGGCAGCGGCCGTCCCTACAGGGTCAAGTGCCGTCCTCCTTGTTTTGCATTGTTCCAGGCGTTTCCTGACATGCTCAAAGGGCAGATGTTGGCAGATGCCATTGCCGCATTGGGCAGTATTAATATCATCGCGGGAGAGCTCGACCGATGA
- the nuoF gene encoding NADH-quinone oxidoreductase subunit NuoF, with protein sequence MILQTEGLPDQHSLKTYVEKVNGYTAARKVLGGMSREQVIEEVKQAGLRGRGGAGFLTGLKWSFVPKDITGPKYLICNNDESEPGTFKDRYLCITNPHQVIEGMIIAAYAIGANKGYIYTRWEYQEEIRYLENAIKEAYDAGLLGKNLFGSGFDFDLDHYTGAGAYICGEETGLISSLEGKKGQPKVKPPFPAVSGYLSRPTIVNNTETLANVPWIINNGAKAFRQFGTEKSPGTKLFSISGALNKPGVYEVPLGYPFASLLNIEAGGMQPGRTLKALIPGGASAPVLTPAECEGLTMDFEAMAQRNTMLGSGAVMVIDDRQSMAELLKVTIEFFAHESCGQCTPCREGTGWLNNIMDGIMDRSAKPDNIARLGSVARNMGGKTICALSDACAMPVMSYVQKFSGELQAYLAAGSGGHSK encoded by the coding sequence ATTATTCTTCAGACGGAAGGTCTTCCGGATCAGCATTCACTTAAGACCTATGTAGAAAAAGTGAACGGCTACACCGCAGCGCGCAAGGTACTCGGTGGCATGAGCCGGGAGCAAGTGATTGAAGAGGTCAAGCAAGCGGGACTGCGTGGCCGCGGCGGTGCGGGCTTTTTGACCGGACTCAAGTGGAGCTTTGTACCCAAAGACATCACTGGGCCCAAGTACCTGATCTGCAACAATGACGAGAGTGAACCCGGGACGTTCAAGGACCGCTATCTTTGTATCACCAACCCTCATCAGGTGATTGAGGGCATGATCATTGCGGCGTATGCCATCGGTGCCAACAAGGGTTACATCTACACGCGGTGGGAATACCAAGAGGAGATTCGCTACCTCGAGAACGCGATCAAAGAGGCTTACGACGCTGGGTTGCTCGGTAAGAATCTGTTTGGTAGCGGGTTTGACTTTGACCTCGACCATTACACGGGAGCCGGCGCCTACATTTGCGGCGAGGAAACTGGCCTCATCAGTTCGCTTGAGGGTAAAAAAGGCCAGCCTAAGGTTAAGCCGCCGTTCCCAGCGGTTTCGGGGTATCTGAGTCGCCCTACCATCGTCAACAACACCGAAACCTTGGCCAACGTGCCTTGGATTATCAACAACGGTGCCAAGGCTTTCCGCCAGTTTGGCACGGAAAAAAGTCCAGGCACTAAGCTCTTTTCCATCTCTGGTGCTTTGAACAAACCCGGCGTTTACGAAGTGCCGCTGGGTTATCCTTTTGCATCGCTACTGAATATCGAAGCCGGTGGCATGCAGCCAGGCCGTACACTTAAGGCGCTGATCCCTGGCGGTGCGTCGGCACCAGTGCTGACGCCAGCCGAGTGTGAAGGCTTGACTATGGACTTCGAAGCCATGGCTCAGCGTAACACGATGCTTGGATCAGGTGCGGTCATGGTGATCGACGACCGTCAAAGCATGGCTGAACTGCTCAAAGTGACCATCGAATTCTTTGCTCATGAGAGTTGTGGCCAATGTACTCCGTGCCGCGAAGGCACTGGCTGGCTTAACAACATCATGGATGGCATCATGGACCGCAGTGCCAAGCCAGATAACATTGCGCGTCTGGGATCCGTTGCGCGCAATATGGGTGGTAAAACCATCTGCGCCTTATCTGACGCATGTGCGATGCCGGTCATGTCGTACGTTCAGAAATTCAGTGGCGAGCTGCAAGCATACCTGGCTGCAGGTTCGGGGGGTCATAGCAAGTGA
- a CDS encoding 2Fe-2S iron-sulfur cluster binding domain-containing protein: MSTETVTFNLNDRDITVPKGTTVMEAAHKHNVYIPHFCWHPGLSIAGVCRFCLVKVDNRPKLEIACNLQATPGMKVSTLLPEVKEAHKWALEFHLVNHPLDCPICDQAGECKLQDFYMEVGKYKSEMDRPKVLKPKALDVGSELVLDTERCILCDRCVRFEQEVTKTGALGIFNRGDRAVVGTYPDKKIEHNYQDNLVDICPVGAFTSRDFRFKQRVWFLKDQPAVCPGCSTGCHVKVYGKPQVRTYFRVKPQESEVNGHWMCDVGRKTYKHLNQDQRLRFAVAADGKGGRQRVSVAEAIASLALQLQGVAASDIALLVSPQYTCEEYDALFAFFVKKLGVSKVFQWREPTENLDAFDGLLYRGDHNPNTFGLSEALAKAGLPKDVKNGFEDLARSGAKVVVALAPEIEFQFPSLAGQLQKLSELAFVSVWTTSGSAYNVKGLRHLVPLKGFAEKKGTFRNFQGKVGELAKPFPAAVDEAKDVVEVVTALAEVWAHA, translated from the coding sequence GTGAGTACTGAGACAGTCACCTTTAACTTGAATGATCGCGACATCACCGTCCCCAAGGGAACGACTGTGATGGAGGCGGCCCACAAGCATAACGTCTATATCCCACACTTTTGCTGGCATCCTGGTCTTAGCATCGCCGGTGTTTGTCGCTTCTGCCTAGTTAAGGTCGACAACCGCCCCAAGCTTGAGATTGCCTGTAACTTGCAGGCAACACCCGGCATGAAAGTGTCGACGTTGCTTCCCGAAGTCAAAGAAGCTCATAAATGGGCTCTTGAGTTTCACCTAGTTAACCATCCTCTTGATTGTCCCATTTGCGACCAAGCTGGTGAATGCAAACTGCAGGACTTCTATATGGAAGTCGGCAAGTACAAAAGTGAGATGGACCGTCCGAAGGTGCTGAAGCCAAAGGCCTTGGACGTGGGCTCAGAGCTCGTCTTAGATACAGAACGTTGCATCCTTTGTGACCGTTGTGTGCGGTTTGAGCAAGAGGTCACCAAAACTGGTGCATTGGGCATCTTCAACCGCGGTGATAGGGCGGTTGTTGGCACCTATCCTGATAAGAAAATCGAACACAACTACCAAGATAACTTAGTGGATATCTGTCCGGTTGGTGCCTTCACCTCGCGTGACTTCCGCTTCAAGCAGCGCGTGTGGTTTCTCAAGGATCAGCCGGCGGTCTGTCCTGGCTGTTCCACTGGGTGTCATGTCAAGGTCTACGGAAAACCTCAGGTGCGCACCTACTTCCGCGTGAAGCCACAGGAGTCTGAGGTCAATGGTCACTGGATGTGTGACGTGGGCCGCAAAACCTACAAGCATCTGAATCAAGATCAGCGGCTGCGTTTTGCCGTTGCGGCAGACGGCAAAGGTGGACGCCAACGGGTGTCAGTGGCCGAGGCCATTGCGAGTCTTGCTTTACAGCTACAAGGCGTAGCAGCTAGCGATATTGCACTTCTCGTTAGCCCGCAGTACACCTGCGAAGAGTACGATGCGCTGTTTGCCTTCTTCGTCAAGAAGCTTGGTGTTAGCAAGGTCTTCCAATGGCGCGAACCGACAGAAAATCTCGATGCTTTTGACGGCCTCCTGTACCGCGGCGATCATAATCCTAATACGTTCGGTCTATCCGAAGCTTTGGCTAAAGCAGGGCTCCCCAAGGATGTTAAAAACGGCTTTGAGGACCTAGCGCGCAGTGGCGCAAAAGTCGTCGTGGCCTTAGCGCCTGAGATTGAGTTCCAGTTCCCAAGTCTTGCTGGTCAACTCCAGAAACTTTCTGAGCTAGCATTTGTATCGGTCTGGACTACGTCGGGTTCTGCCTACAATGTAAAAGGGCTCCGTCATCTAGTCCCGCTCAAGGGGTTTGCCGAGAAGAAAGGCACCTTCCGCAACTTCCAGGGCAAGGTCGGAGAGTTGGCGAAGCCATTCCCCGCCGCCGTGGACGAAGCTAAGGATGTAGTGGAAGTGGTGACGGCCTTGGCCGAGGTTTGGGCGCACGCGTAA
- a CDS encoding NADH-quinone oxidoreductase subunit I — MATGIIKVAPPPEDKNLFQMAYGYASTIFSGMWKTLTIFLKQITGREKTNTLEWPEQPATYSDRFKGKHFLTRRDDGQVRCTACFLCATACPAECIHIVAGQHPTNEIEKFPVRFEIDILRCVFCGFCEEACPVDAIRLGPEYAMAGAAGDKWVYTKDYLADRGQLHGGVVSVKEENTKHFTVDHEASGDNLLATDAPHMRHH, encoded by the coding sequence ATGGCAACTGGGATTATCAAAGTAGCGCCGCCGCCAGAGGACAAGAACCTGTTCCAAATGGCCTATGGCTATGCCAGCACGATCTTTTCAGGCATGTGGAAGACGCTGACTATCTTCCTCAAACAGATCACCGGTCGCGAAAAGACCAACACACTTGAGTGGCCGGAACAACCGGCTACTTACAGTGACCGGTTTAAGGGCAAACACTTTCTCACGCGTCGAGACGACGGGCAGGTGCGGTGCACGGCTTGTTTCCTCTGCGCGACGGCATGCCCAGCTGAGTGTATCCACATCGTGGCAGGTCAGCACCCGACCAACGAGATTGAGAAGTTCCCGGTGCGTTTTGAGATCGACATTCTCCGCTGCGTATTTTGTGGTTTTTGTGAGGAGGCATGCCCGGTTGATGCTATCCGCCTTGGACCCGAATATGCGATGGCCGGTGCGGCTGGCGACAAGTGGGTGTACACAAAAGACTACCTAGCCGATCGTGGGCAATTGCACGGTGGCGTGGTCAGCGTTAAGGAAGAGAACACGAAACACTTCACTGTCGATCACGAAGCATCCGGTGACAATCTTCTTGCGACAGACGCACCACATATGCGGCACCACTAA
- a CDS encoding histidine phosphatase family protein, which translates to MELRLILFRHAQAEDESPRTSDHQRCLTVHGKQQASNTARQLAEAGYLPSLVLVSDAARTLGTWEHAQGWLGDRAEVRSHHEIYTDDARSLAALVGAQDMATHKTVALIGHNPHISALASVLTGMDFRFAKGQALVLELKSNSWAEAMYDTGEWRVAADFGGKH; encoded by the coding sequence ATGGAACTTCGGTTGATATTATTCAGGCACGCTCAGGCAGAGGATGAAAGTCCTCGGACTTCGGATCATCAGCGCTGTTTGACGGTACATGGCAAACAGCAGGCAAGTAACACGGCGCGGCAGTTGGCTGAGGCGGGGTACTTGCCGAGTCTGGTTCTAGTGAGCGACGCAGCGCGTACCCTAGGCACTTGGGAGCATGCCCAGGGATGGCTTGGGGACCGGGCCGAAGTTAGATCCCACCATGAAATCTATACGGATGATGCCCGTAGCCTTGCTGCTTTAGTGGGCGCCCAAGACATGGCGACGCACAAGACCGTTGCTCTTATTGGTCACAACCCTCACATCTCCGCCCTGGCTAGCGTCTTGACCGGCATGGACTTTCGCTTTGCCAAAGGGCAGGCTCTAGTCCTCGAGCTTAAGTCAAATTCCTGGGCTGAGGCTATGTATGACACCGGTGAGTGGCGCGTAGCTGCTGACTTCGGTGGCAAGCACTAG
- a CDS encoding cobalamin-binding protein yields MIPNPVPRRIVSLVPSLTETVVELGLRAELVGCTSFCVEPPSLHRDVVLVGGTKDFAVERVLSLQPTHVVANQEENTRELVEALRDRVSTLVTFPRSPADVPPMIRSLGTFLGCPGPAAILTAALEVALNDRVSQQGERRRFLYLIWRDPYMIAGPDTYISRLLAWAGWQNAYQGSERYPALSTEQINALRPDHIFLSSEPFAFRTRHIKILGDDGVDCQSITKIDGRLCSWFGYRTLEALSFLRKHHV; encoded by the coding sequence TTGATCCCAAATCCAGTCCCTCGTCGTATAGTCAGTCTAGTCCCGAGTTTGACCGAAACTGTGGTTGAGCTTGGCTTGAGAGCTGAGCTAGTGGGCTGCACTTCATTTTGCGTAGAGCCACCGTCCCTTCATCGTGACGTAGTCTTAGTGGGCGGGACCAAAGATTTTGCCGTCGAACGTGTGCTTTCATTGCAACCTACCCACGTCGTGGCCAATCAAGAGGAAAACACGCGGGAACTGGTTGAGGCATTGAGGGACCGTGTTTCAACCTTGGTGACATTTCCGCGGTCGCCGGCAGATGTCCCTCCCATGATACGATCACTCGGCACATTTCTAGGCTGCCCGGGACCCGCGGCTATTTTGACTGCGGCGCTTGAAGTTGCACTAAATGATCGTGTATCCCAACAAGGTGAGCGGCGGCGCTTTCTCTATCTGATTTGGCGGGACCCCTACATGATTGCCGGACCGGATACGTATATTTCGCGCCTTCTAGCGTGGGCTGGATGGCAAAATGCTTATCAGGGGAGTGAGCGCTATCCAGCACTCAGCACCGAGCAAATCAATGCACTGCGTCCGGATCACATTTTCCTGAGCAGTGAGCCGTTTGCTTTTAGGACGCGCCATATCAAGATCTTAGGTGACGATGGTGTCGACTGCCAGAGTATCACTAAGATTGACGGACGTTTATGTTCCTGGTTCGGATATCGCACACTTGAGGCGCTCAGTTTTTTGAGGAAACACCATGTCTAG